The following proteins come from a genomic window of Takifugu rubripes chromosome 11, fTakRub1.2, whole genome shotgun sequence:
- the txndc17 gene encoding thioredoxin domain-containing protein 17, whose translation MSHYEEVNVRGYEEFCKAVTERDGKNIFAYFSGDKDDHGNSWCPDCVKAEPVVRGELKHLPEGSVFIYCQVGGRTYWKDQNNDFKKIWKLTGVPTLLKCGTPQQLVEEKCFKAELVRMMFTED comes from the exons ATGTCCCATTACGAAGAAGTTAACGTTCGTGGCTATGAAGAATTCTGCAAAGCCGTGACAGAAAGAGATGGAAAGAATATTTTTGCATATTTCTCTGGCGATAAAGACGATCATGGGAACAGCTGGTGTCCAGACTGTGTGAAAG CTGAGCCCGTGGTAAGAGGAGAACTGAAGCATCTTCCTGAAGGCTCTGTCTTCATTTACTGTCAAGTTGGAGGAAGAACTTa CTGGAAGGATCAAAATAATGACTTCAAGAAAATTTGGAAATTGACTGGAGTTCCCACTCTGCTCAAATGCGGCACA CCTCAGCAGCTGGTGGAAGAGAAGTGCTTCAAAGCAGAACTAGTGAGGATGATGTTCACGGAGGACTGA